The genomic DNA GGCCCGGCCGGTGCAGGATGACGGCGCGCAGAGTGCCGACCTCAGAGTTGGAACCGAACGCGGCAGTCTCCACCCCATGACGTTAACTCAACTATGGTTGAGGTGTATGGAGACGCACGAGCTATCCCCCGGCGAGATGTCGCTGCGCAGTGGCGTGGCGGTCTCCGCACTCCACTTCTATGAGCGCGAGGGCCTGATCGCCAGCCGCCGCACCTCGGGCAACCAGCGGCGCTATGCACGCGAGACGCTGCGCCGCGTGGCCTTCATCCGGATGTCGCAACGCCTGGGCATTCCGCTGGCCCGCATCCGCGAGGCACTGGCCAGCCTGCCCGCCGACCGGGTGCCGACCAGCAAGGACTGGGCCAAGCTGTCGGCCGGTTGGCGCCAGGACCTTGATGACCGCATCTTCCATCTACAACGGTTGCGCGAC from Mycobacterium sp. DL440 includes the following:
- the soxR gene encoding redox-sensitive transcriptional activator SoxR; this translates as METHELSPGEMSLRSGVAVSALHFYEREGLIASRRTSGNQRRYARETLRRVAFIRMSQRLGIPLARIREALASLPADRVPTSKDWAKLSAGWRQDLDDRIFHLQRLRDNLTGCIGCGCLSLKTCLLTNPGDVLAERGPGASRL